From Phragmites australis chromosome 5, lpPhrAust1.1, whole genome shotgun sequence, a single genomic window includes:
- the LOC133917647 gene encoding uncharacterized protein LOC133917647 — translation MVVTVEKDAMAEPELLLERSRAITLQGRDKRARAVVRIVGNYFPARALGGRAEEVLRGFLRKRVLPEIGDREFVIAYMHSRVDRGDNFPGVGAIRAAYESLPPEAKERLRAVYFVHPGIQSRLFFATFGRFLFSSGLYEKLRYMSRLEYVWAHVHKGELEVPESVREHDDELERRPLMDYGIEAADHRCMFDAASMDTSASLHSLRCIS, via the exons ATGGTGGTTACCGTTGAGAAGGACGCGATGGCCGAGCCGGAGCTGCTGTTGGAGCGCAGCCGGGCGATCACCCTTCAGGGCCGTGACAAGAGGGCCCGCGCCGTCGTCAGGATCGTCGGTAACTACTTCCCAG CGCGCGCGCTGGGCGGGCGGGCGGAGGAGGTGCTGAGGGGTTTCCTGCGGAAGCGCGTGCTCCCGGAGATCGGGGACCGGGAGTTCGTCATCGCGTACATGCACTCCCGCGTGGACCGCGGCGACAACTTCCCCGGCGTCGGCGCGATCCGCGCGGCCTACGAGTCGCTGCCGCCCGAGGCCAAGGAGAGGCTGCGCGCCGTCTACTTCGTGCACCCCGGCATCCAGTCCCGGCTCTTCTTCGCCACCTTCGGCCGCTTCCTCTTCAGCTCCGG GCTGTATGAGAAGCTGAGGTACATGAGCAGGCTCGAGTACGTGTGGGCGCACGTGCACAAGGGGGAGCTGGAGGTCCCGGAGAGCGTGCGCGAGCACGACGACGAGCTCGAGCGCCGCCCGCTGATGGACTATGGCATCGAGGCCGCTGACCACCGCTGCATGTTCGACGCCGCGTCCATGGATACCTCGGCGTCCCTGCACTCGCTCCGCTGCATCTCCTAG